The region TCAATAAATAGGGTGAATTATAAGGGAGTAAGATCCCCTTTAATTCCTAATTCAGACCCCAACCCCTGCTGCCCTGTGCCCATTGCTTCCCACAAccaaacctacacacacaaagtgcACTTAATCTTTCGCCTCAGCCAGTCTGTTGATCATTTCTTTACTTTTCTTGGTAACACCTCCCTCTGGCTTTAATTCCACGTTGCTCACAGAGGTTTTCTTCTTGGCAGGTTGGGCAGAAGTGATTTGCTTCGCTTTAGATTTACTCACTGTCTTGCTATGGCTTGTCATCTTTTTTGGTCTTGAATGGGACACACTGGGCCGATCCACCTAAGGGCACACAAAAATCAAGCATTTTGTTTAAAAGAATCAaatgcaaaaaagaaaacataaaccACAAAAAACCTTTGAAAGTAGTAATTCAAGtgtaaagaaaattaaaaataaacacaaaattgccttcaaaataatttgaatgtctatataaaaaataatgcatGTATTGATACTCCaccaaaataatgaaaaaaaaggtTATGTGGCAAAACCCAGTGTTTTTTGCACATTTCAATGTGAGAGAAAATttcacacaataaaaacaatcttATCATTCTGAAATCATTTCACcattgctgtgtttttgttagtacatatatatatatatatatatcagtattAGGGTTACGGTATGGCAATTCTGGGCCCTATTTTAGTAAATGCAGATGACAATTTCAACGCAAGAGACAGTGGCTCAATGGGATTTACTCAGAATCATTCATCAGTTTCATTTTGTCAGACAACACAGGGTCTAACAAATGCTGAAATTTGAATGAACAGTATATTGTGCCTTGATGATGACATATTAAATCTGAAAgaaatcatacacacacaacttaATACACATTGATACAAAGCTCTGAACAGCTCTCATTGTTGGAGCCATtggctaaacatgagtgagtgacggagtgagtgaatgagtgaaagtgcatgagttacaagccagttccaggAGGAACATGTAAACAATGAAAGAAAGGAGCAGTAGTTCACATTACCCTTAGATCACGCCAACTACAATCAGACAGCAGATCATATATTAGACTGCACATCTATACTACAGAGTTCTTACATTGTGTGTGAATTTACCTGAATAACCATCTGTCTTGCGTAAGCCATTTGCATCAGTTCAGATGTGAAGGAAATAGGGCCCATTCCtaaaaagcagtgttttttctAAATCCTGCTCCTGAGGACCTTTAGCACTGTAGTTTGAACTGTTCCCTGTTTTAGCACACCTGATTTAGTGGATCAGGCTGAGGCAGGGACCAGTCAAAAGTGTGCTGAGCAGTGTGTCCCCATAAGCAAGGTTTAATCCACTGCTTCAAACTAAATGAGAATGCCGCTTTGTGACgtgcaaataaatgaatggtgtTTCAGACTCTTCTTCACTGTGAAGAAGGTGAGTACTCAGAAAGTAGTACAATTATCAGCAGCTCTCTGTGTGCATTCAATCCTTCCGCACAAGTGCTATTCCTGAATTCAGACTAAATaccacacacaacaaacaccaTAGACTAAACAAAGCACAGACTATTCTACCATACAATAAGTCTTCATTTTCTCATCCATAaaacaatccacacacacacttgtgttcATTCATAAACCCAAGTATAACTTTAATGGATTTGTTGAGAGGGGTTGAACCACTAATTAAAACTTCAACCACCTTTTAATGGCCTGTAAAGATAACATTAACATTGCCTCAAGCTTGACTCCCATATAGTCACTCATTCAAATCATAGCTTCTTCTGAATAATTTGGTCATTTTCTTAAATATGACACTGTCAAACTGTTAATGTTAGCTAACACCTCTAACACAGACTTTTGTCCTTTGTAGCTAGGCACATTTGTACCACATTGTCACCTGTCTATTCCACATTCGCTGCCACTAATATAAAATCAACAGGTTACATTTTTGCTATCCAAACAATAACTTACAAGTTTTAGGGCCActgcactgaaaaataaaacagattcaaagaataatgtttgaataattCCAAGATAAATGTCAGACTAATTTGGAGAATATATTTAGAGAAAATGTCAAATAATTATGAGATTCATGCTGAGAAAAAATCAGAATCATTTCAAAAATAATGTAGGAATCACTAGATGGCTAGAATAAGCCTAACTAATTTCAGTACCTGCAAAAATGTAAACAGTAGCATTTACGACAGCTAGCTAGTAGTAAATCTCCTAAGGGGTAGTTTGTTGGCATTAGAATATTGAGAAAATAACTACATTTTATAACCTGACCTGCCATTTCCATGTAAACAATCACCCAGCCACCCATTAGTTCATTAAAGTATCcagtcataaaataacagattcattcatacactcaaaAATGTATGGCTTCTCATATAAATCCATCTTTCCTGCATTTTCTAAGTTACAGTGGCACTAAATTCGTTATCTGGTCTTTGCACTGTCACATTTGCGGAGGGATTGAAGTGGACCCATTGTGAGTGGTTTAATCATCTCAGTAACGGGGTGCTGGTGTGCTGTGGTGAGATGCTCCAGGTCCTCCATGCTTTGAATaagagacattaaaaaaaaacacacctgaCTACAGTAGACTTAGAACAGAACTGCTGTCACTGTCTGAACAGTCCTATGAGGATGAGAAGAGGGACtacataaacacattcatacatttttgCAAAATGCCTCTGATACATACATCCTCCTATATTACTATAAATTAGTCCTGTCTCAAAAAatccatttattattcattaatttatttactgcATGCAAGTCATAACacaagacactggacacagATATTCAAACACAGAACATAACTCAACATTTAATCATATTAACTGAATTAATGATCTATGTTAACACCCTCTTTGTTGTACCTAACAGTACAGAGTAGCAGTACACAGATCAGCGTGTGAGATTTCAATCATCAGACAAAACAGCTTTAAAACTTTAGTTTTCTGAGAAGAAGACATCAGTGGGCCACACACTCTTGGATGGTACAAGGCTTTTATTATGTTCTTATTAATGCTTTGGTCATGGGTCtatctgaaaataaatgagaaattaaattaatcgcgaccctaaattggataagcggttacagataatggatggatggattcattcattttctgcagctgcttatccagttcagggtcgcgtgggtccggagtctactgGGCACACTgcagcaacacaccctggagggggcagcagtccttcacaaggtgacacactcacacctatggacacttttgagtcaccaatccacctaccgacacaTCACAGTCTGATGGGTGGGGttcagaaattaaattaattccattaaaaaaattcaGTTATTTATACTGGATAAACGTTTTGTCCAGTTTCATAGATAACTAACACAGTGTCAGAACTCACATAAGAAAACTGATTTAGGACTGCTCTGAGGCAAATCAATCATGGCTAGATTGAACAAAGCTAAATGGGGTATGTAATTCAATAACTAAATTAACCTCTTAGATCCAGCATAATAAGGAATGTGCAAATTTCAGACTTAATAATGTTTTGATTGAGGAAATATTGAATGCCACATGTCCATACCTTGGTGGGTTCTTTGCTGGAAGGTTCACTGTACAGGCTGCGTATCCTCCGTCTCTCAAGCAGTTTGTTGTCTGTGGCCTGTGGTTTGACCTGCTCCCCTTTAAAAGTGGCACTGTAGCTGGTCTCCAGGTTGGCTTTCTCCTCCACCAGCAActtgtactgtgatttggctttgaTGGGTTTTACTGGTTTGACATCAGTGTAAGCCTTGAACTCTGTCCTAAAAAAGACAAGGAGAATCACACATTGCTATGTTCAAAAGAACATACAATAATATCACCAAAAAGGCCTGTTCAATGTTGAGTAGGGTAGAGACAGGCTGACAAATCATGCATGAGGACAGGACCTTCACGGTTTTTACATAATTGCCTGATTGCACTCATTTAaactaattataattatttctacAGCTGTTAACTTTCATAAAGACATGTTTACATCTCAGCAAATAGGATATGAACTAAAAAGAAACATCATCTGCTTTACAAGATCTGTATTCTAATTTCTGATTGGTGCTATGACCCACGTAGAGGGCAGTATTGAGTAATATATGTTTACACACAGgtatgcagtgttttttttacactATGAATATTAAGATATTCAGAGGATTATGTTCGGTTGTTGAGCTTGAGCTGTGTTTGCACTCTGGAAACCAGTTGAATGTAGTTTGCACTCTAGAAACCAGTAGAATTTACAATaccctggtgtcagtaaatgagtaaaaaaacaaagtggctcagtcagacattACAGGCTTCTCTCCTGATGGCAGAAACACAGCAAAAAGCAGTTGAAATGTGTacaaagagatgaggatattgcttaaTCCATGTTCCCgtaagtgggtaatattgacttatttttgctgtttaagaTTATTTAGGTAGAAACCCACTATAAATTTGGGAGAACTCTAATTGCACAAAAGTAAACAtagaccaaaagtgctacaaaccaAACAATTCgagtttctgtgttaattcaaacagtgaataaaaacttacagacaaattaaacttcaCACATACCATTCCACAGAAAGCACAACTGGCTGCATACTCTAGGTGGATAGGATGACCTCTTCCTTTATTCCACTTCATGTTCACTATGCAAGCTAGCACAAGCTTCTCTCAGataatgtgacagatctgggcagtttgcattctccttcAGAGTGTTAAGCTGTTCGGTGTTGTAGTctcagcagcagtttgaaaagaaacagTGGGAGCTTagcatgtctcagaggaagcaacCCTCCTGAGGCTGGTGGATTCTTGTGATTTGTGGGATATTCAAATTAAAGGATAGAATAGGAGAGGACTTGAAATTGGGGATAAAATCTGGCAAAACATGGAAATATACTAAGATCCGACTAAAGGACcaacaaactaaataaaaacaatttaaatttaGACAGCAATGGTTTCATATTTCATGGCTTTTAAGGTACAGGTGAgcagtggtttgtgtgtgtgtgtgtgtgtggagagggaCTAAAGGCATATTTATAGGTCTGCAAATATGAAATGTTGGTGATGATGCAGAGTTACAACTAAGCCACTTTAAGGAAACACTAtataagatttggtatttttgctcctgggctccctctacagaGCTGCAGGGTGCAATTCACCTATACATCACTGCCCTATAATGAACATGGCACCCTCTATTTATGCAGCAAGAGCTCCTGAAGTACAAGAATTGCCTTGGCTGAAAAGCCAGACATGACTCATCAGATTTTAGGACAAGTAAGGATGCAAAGGAACAGCTGAATTCAGTTCAGTGGATTAGGCCTACCTATGTCTCTAATGATGCCTTAATGACAGATAAATGCAGGACAGGAACACCAGCGTTCGATCGAAATGATGCTTTGAAGTTAGCATGGTCTAACACAGCACCATTAGGAGTCTTAATTTAAGGATCCATAATGGATATTGGAAATAAACTGAACTGGCATTTGCTGGCTATCTCATCTGCCAATGTAACTGATACGCTAGGCTGAAAACAACAAAGCAGATATGGTGGAATTACTTTGAACCCCTGCCCCCAGGAGGGAATTAGGAAAAGAATTAATGACTAGAATCTCTGTTTCCTTTAATCCCAGGAGCCAAGTAAGTAGCAGGAGCAATGAGTGTCTATGACTGTCTTTAATTTTGGAATAATTATGCTGTTGACCCCTTGTAGTTTGgacttatttttcttattatatTATTCAGCAACTACTACACAACTGCACTgtgtacaaatattttaaatgcattgtTATGTATTGTGACTGTGACATGCCTTGCATTCTACAAAATCACTGGGTTATTTTAAAGCAGGCCACATTGGCAAAACAGATTAACTTGCTGAATTGTATAAATTCTTTCATTAATCAAAACCTGCCTGAGACTATCATTGTTCAAGAAGATCATAGACCACCATAAATAACAATGTGACAGGTTACAGAGTCCATTTGTGTAGTGCAGCCTTCAAatgacatattgtgctgcatgttgtgtttttgtgagaGAGATGTCTTGAAGTGTGGGCCCATGCGTGGTTGGATTATCTCCTCCTGGTGAACAATTACTCTGCAGAGTAGTGAAAAGGGTTAACaaaaactaattaaaggagGTCTTCTGTAGCATCTGAATGAAATAATATGCTCAAATGTGTGTGACAATGTGATTTCTGTAAGGATTGTAGcaatacttttattttattgttaggTTAAACCAATGGGTTTATTGGATTGATCCAAAGGCCAATGCGTTGACAAAGCCAAGTGGTCAGGGCTTCAAGAGCTGGAGCTTTGCACCTTAAATGAACTCCAAACATTATTAGGAACTGACCATTTTTCTTAGTAATGCGTGGAATGATTTTAATGAGGAAAATGCCCCACTGTGAAATAGAGATGTGCCACACTCTATCATTAGAAATAATatcaatataattttttaaactaTAAAGAAAATCATATTGTGATAATAGcgattttttaatgtattttttgtcATGACATCATGCAGTTTTACATAATGTGGGGAAACACCCCCATGTAAAAAATGCTGGGAGGAGAGCTTAATGGCCAGTATGAGCTCTAAACCAAGCAGACTACACTGACTCAGCAGAGCATCAATTCTGCATTTATCTGCAATTTTGCATTTGAAGCTGAAGAGGTTGAAGAggtatttttttgtataattgtttatgtttgctgtttgtatgcattaaatgttctgttgtgttttttgtattgttctattttattttatgcaaaATATGAATTTTAGTGAATAcgattttttttacaaaataaccaGCTGTTAACCTATTTTGTTTGTATCAATTACAATTATACTACGACTAAATTttagttgtttgtttttgagagTACTAAAACATTTCgcagtgttttgtcatattgcgcaaaaatacactgaaatatcatgatattatttagggccatatcacccacctcTATGTGAACCTTCTGGAAGTATAATATGGCACCGACTGTGAATATCAGTGTTAGCTAGTTTCTAATGTGTTAGAACTGTCTCACAGTAAAACAGCAAAATACAACGTTTTATAGGTTAATGTCAGTTTTAAGCTACATTTAAACATTATACGTCATTTGAAAGCTCTGTCGAACAACAACAAATTCAAACTCTTGTTAACTTAGTACTAACACATCACTAAAAAACCCATAGGAGTGCCAGCAGAAATTGGCTGTGGGACTGTTTCTCTTGTTTCTGACAGAAATTAGACATTTACAGTCCAAACGTCAGCCATGGCCACTGTTCTACAGGGTGGTCAGGTATATGGACCAGGGTTTATTGCGGGGTAATGTATGTAACAGTTATAAACTCCCACCAGTGTTTACCTGTATGAGCTTCCAGATGTCACTTCATGTTTGATTTGCCTGTTTACAGCATCAGCAACTGATCTtcctttctccttctccttctcgcCCTTGGCCTCCTCTGTGTCCGGGGCCTTTTCCTTCTTcaccttctttttcttctcctctttaCTCTCCTTCTCGTGCACCCTCTCCTCGATCTCGCACTTCTCCACGCCGGTCTCGCGCTCCTCCTCGAGTTTGCAGTGGGGAGCGGTGGTTTTGGGGATCCAGGGATGGTCCCCCTTCCTGGGGATGGGCCAAGGCCTGTAGTCTTTCTGGTACTGAGTCTCGTCTGCGAAGGGAGCTCCGGGTGGCCGGTACTCGTGCTTGGGCTTGCAGCTCTTCTCGGGCCGGACTCTCCAGGCCCTGAAGTCCTCGTGCATGACGCTGGAGGCACCGGGAGCCGCGCGAGCCTCCGccgcacctcctccacctccacctcctccgaCGACCTGCTGCCCGTCCGCCACCTCCGAGTAACTGGAGGAGAAGACCAGCGGCACCGCGATGTCCGCTTTGTCCAGTTCGGTCCAGAGGCGGCTCATACAGCAGGCGCGCGCTATGCACGGCCACGCCATGACAGCgcgagaaagggagagagagagggagataaagggagagagagacacacagagaaagagagtgggtGCAGTGGTCCTCTTTTCTCTTTGTAGTCCACGAAGGTGTTCGGGTCTCGTCGCTGAAGGTTGGTCTAAAGGCCGGGGAAGAGCTCTACTCTCAGCTCTGGACTGAGCCCACGGAAGATTGCAGAGCTGAGGGGAGAACAGCTAAAGCAACCGGAGCTCTGCAGGGAAGCAGCACCTGCATCAGCagcagaagaggaggaggatgaggagggggaggaggaggaggaaacgCCCCGAGGTTTAACCCTTTACTGCACCACTACAACGCAAGGATGCGGACTGTGTTGATGAATATGAacccttctcctcttcctcctcctgttATATTTCCTTACTTTTCATTCTCTTAAAGGTCTAGATTGTGACTGAAAAGCCCCGGTGTGCTTCACTGCAGCTCTGTGCAGGACTAACCCCACATACTTTAGCTGTAAGTTAGTAATGTAGCATAGTAAGCATTGTATACAGTGTACAATAGAGGCTTGTTCATTGGCCTGATATAACAGCATACATTTTAGTATGAATAACAAGGTAAATAAAACCATCAGGTGTGAGAGGCTATCCACAGCGAAATAATATGCTAATAGCAGACTAATTAGTCACAGCCTGGCACACACTTGAAGCAAATGTTCATATTTGTGTGCCTGCCAACTCAGGTTTAAACAGAAAGATATCAGTTTTGCTCTCTCATGGGCCGTGTAAACAATCACGGCTACACGCAGCAAGGAATGTTCTACACAGTTATGAAACCCAACAGTAATATTACAACCTGCAAATTAGAAAAAAGCTGGGGCGGTAAGGAAAGTGTACATAAAGAGAGCAGtggtctgtaaattaatttagcGTTTTACATTGAAAACAAATGGAGGATTCCATTTGATGTGCTcccattatttttgttttcaaaatagCTAAATGGCCTTGACAGGACTGAAGACGTAATAAAGTGTGTTTTCAagttctttttctctgtcagcAAGGTGTAAAAAGGTTTTCACTGACACCTTTTCTGCTTCAATCTTCAGCTTGTATTTTCAAATGGGGACAGGTTGGGGCCAGTGCAGCAACTGCACCCTCTCCTTCTGCAGCCATACTGCATGCAGAATGTGCTATGGTAATGTCTTATTAAAATATGCATGATCATCCCTTGAAAAATAGTCATTTTGGAAGGAGCATGTGTTGTTGTACATGTTTTAGCATTTACAGTGCTGTCACTGAAGTTATCTTTGACACAACCCCATACCATGACCAGCAGGTCCTCTTCTTTTtcagtcaggaacacaccacatCCATTTCTGACAAACATTTCTTTACAACATTAttatatggattttttttctgaccACATGGGACACCACCGTTTTGTGATGCTTCATCCCAGATAACGCAGAACCCAGAATAGTCATCAGTGCTTCTGGATATGGTTAATAAAAGGCTTCCATTTGTTGATCTAACTAGATGTTGTAGATCTCGACAAAGGTCTGGCAAAAAAAATCCAATTAAGGGTGAATGACAGTTGTTTACTCGGTGCTTACACACATTTGGAGatgtaaataaaatcagaaGAGTACAAGAACACCGGTGAACTAGTGAACATAAAGCAAAGCCAAATCAAGTCATTTTTGCCCTCTTTTCCAGTGATCAACTGTTCAGTAAGCATCCACACTCTACTGTGGAATTAGAGTGTTGAGTCACACCCatattcttttgttttcttttgacaTGAGACACCCACCATCTAGTGGTGCTGGTCATCATAGCAGGGGCCTAAATGTGggtgggtgtgagagagagagagagagagagagagagagagagagagagagagagagagagagagagagagagagagagagaactaatTAGGAGGGTTGGGCATTTTGATGTGTGCTTTATCATGATTTTAAGGATATGCAAGAGATGTGGGGTTAGAGGATCTTTTACCAGAAACAGAGCAAAGTATCCAAAATCATGTTTCCATTAGAGTAAAATCACATATGACTAGAAACCTAGCTGAGAATGAGCCCCTCAGGGAGCAGCTCATTGTCCAACAGAAGCCATTATGTTGTGCTGTCATGTTCCTACAGCAGCCTAGAAGAGACAAACCAGAATGCCTTCCTCCTTTTTATACACTGAAGTAGCAGCTTGGAGAGGGAGGTGTGAGGCCTAATGTTGCTTGCAATCTGCAATATCACTACTAAAAAGCCACTAAATTTTACAGAGGGCACTGCAAAATTCAATGATAAAAATTGGGACTGACTTATTTAACTCAAGGTTTTGTGTATTATTGGAACATTGCAGTTTTGTCCTGTAATGTTTGAGAAAGCAAATTTAAACCATTACAcatctgtaaataaatgaacGAGGCCAGGGGTTACAGTGCGTACAGTATCATAAAAATCTAATGCTACAAATATTATACAACAAATTGTCACTTTCCAAaggaaaatatgtatctccaaaatagcacaTTTACAGGAGAacgaaaaaa is a window of Hoplias malabaricus isolate fHopMal1 chromosome 1, fHopMal1.hap1, whole genome shotgun sequence DNA encoding:
- the map6b gene encoding microtubule-associated protein 6 homolog isoform X1; translated protein: MAWPCIARACCMSRLWTELDKADIAVPLVFSSSYSEVADGQQVVGGGGGGGGAAEARAAPGASSVMHEDFRAWRVRPEKSCKPKHEYRPPGAPFADETQYQKDYRPWPIPRKGDHPWIPKTTAPHCKLEEERETGVEKCEIEERVHEKESKEEKKKKVKKEKAPDTEEAKGEKEKEKGRSVADAVNRQIKHEVTSGSSYRTEFKAYTDVKPVKPIKAKSQYKLLVEEKANLETSYSATFKGEQVKPQATDNKLLERRRIRSLYSEPSSKEPTKVDRPSVSHSRPKKMTSHSKTVSKSKAKQITSAQPAKKKTSVSNVELKPEGGVTKKSKEMINRLAEAKD
- the map6b gene encoding microtubule-associated protein 6 homolog isoform X2, translated to MAWPCIARACCMSRLWTELDKADIAVPLVFSSSYSEVADGQQVVGGGGGGGGAAEARAAPGASSVMHEDFRAWRVRPEKSCKPKHEYRPPGAPFADETQYQKDYRPWPIPRKGDHPWIPKTTAPHCKLEEERETGVEKCEIEERVHEKESKEEKKKKVKKEKAPDTEEAKGEKEKEKGRSVADAVNRQIKHEVTSGSSYRTEFKAYTDVKPVKPIKAKSQYKLLVEEKANLETSYSATFKGEQVKPQATDNKLLERRRIRSLYSEPSSKEPTKDCSDSDSSSVLSLL